One stretch of Frankiales bacterium DNA includes these proteins:
- a CDS encoding cold-shock protein: MPTGKVKWYDSEKGFGFLATEEGDEVFLHASALPAGVETLKAGTRLEFGIADGKRGPQALSVRLLDPQPSVVKAARKPADDMAVILEDLIKLLDGVSNQMRRGRYPDDRSARNVAAMLRKVAEDLDA, from the coding sequence GTGCCTACCGGCAAGGTCAAGTGGTACGACAGCGAGAAGGGCTTCGGCTTCCTCGCCACCGAGGAGGGGGACGAGGTCTTCCTGCACGCCTCGGCACTGCCGGCCGGCGTGGAGACCCTCAAGGCGGGCACCCGGCTCGAGTTCGGCATCGCCGACGGCAAGCGCGGCCCGCAGGCCCTGTCCGTGCGCCTGCTCGACCCGCAGCCCAGCGTGGTGAAGGCCGCGCGCAAGCCCGCCGACGACATGGCGGTCATCCTCGAGGACCTCATCAAGCTGCTCGACGGCGTCTCCAACCAGATGCGCCGGGGCCGCTACCCCGACGACCGGTCGGCGCGCAACGTCGCGGCCATGCTGCGCAAGGTGGCCGAGGACCTCGACGCGTGA
- a CDS encoding DUF3027 domain-containing protein, with the protein MNDTPTAPDDALAAAVDLARDAAVEVAPPGHVGGHVESLAEGEHVVTHLFESLAPGYRGWRWAVTVVRTDGEDAPATVAEVVLLPGPESLLAPAWVPWDQRVRPGDLAPGDLYPTAPDDPRLEPGYTGVDALEAADETASPVAPLRPEQWELGLGRETVLSAYGRDLAVERWEEGDFGPGSAMAKAAPGTCRTCGFLLPVGGAVGQAFGVCANSFGADGRVVSLEYGCGAHSSVREIEGTGVPVTEIVVDDEVLDRVDLREGAPVDSAEAARIGAESAAAELDGLAGAELTDVVSVSGADDLAALDADELLLSSRDDDASLFPLSEVVGADADQDSTDDAAGQEVGDVLEDDHDDDDLDSDHEDAEDLEDLEDLADDEDDDDEDDHDEDDDDEDDDEDDHDEDDDLEDDEDEDDDDLEEDDLEDEDELEDDDELDDVEDIEPDETLG; encoded by the coding sequence GTGAACGACACCCCCACGGCCCCCGACGACGCGCTCGCCGCAGCAGTCGACCTCGCGCGCGACGCCGCGGTCGAGGTCGCCCCGCCCGGCCACGTAGGCGGGCACGTCGAGTCGCTGGCCGAGGGCGAGCACGTCGTCACCCACCTGTTCGAGAGCCTCGCCCCGGGCTACCGCGGCTGGCGCTGGGCCGTCACGGTCGTGCGCACCGACGGCGAGGACGCCCCGGCCACTGTCGCCGAGGTGGTGCTGCTGCCCGGCCCCGAGTCGCTGCTCGCCCCGGCGTGGGTGCCGTGGGACCAGCGGGTGCGTCCCGGCGACCTCGCCCCCGGCGACCTCTACCCCACCGCCCCGGACGACCCGCGCCTCGAGCCGGGCTACACCGGCGTCGACGCCCTCGAGGCCGCCGACGAGACCGCCTCGCCGGTCGCGCCGCTGCGCCCGGAGCAGTGGGAGCTCGGCCTGGGCCGCGAGACCGTGCTCTCCGCCTACGGGCGCGACCTGGCGGTCGAGCGCTGGGAGGAGGGCGACTTCGGCCCGGGGTCGGCCATGGCGAAGGCCGCGCCCGGCACGTGCCGCACGTGCGGCTTCCTGCTGCCCGTGGGTGGCGCCGTCGGGCAGGCGTTCGGCGTCTGCGCCAACAGCTTCGGCGCCGACGGCCGCGTGGTGTCGCTCGAGTACGGCTGCGGCGCGCACTCCAGCGTCCGCGAGATCGAGGGCACCGGCGTGCCGGTGACCGAGATCGTCGTGGACGACGAGGTGCTCGACCGCGTCGACCTGCGCGAGGGCGCACCGGTCGACTCCGCGGAGGCGGCCCGGATCGGTGCGGAGAGCGCCGCCGCGGAGCTCGACGGGCTCGCCGGCGCGGAGCTCACCGACGTCGTGTCGGTGAGCGGGGCGGACGATCTCGCGGCGCTCGACGCCGACGAGCTGCTGCTCTCCTCGCGCGACGACGACGCCTCGCTGTTCCCCCTCTCCGAGGTGGTCGGCGCCGACGCGGACCAGGACTCGACCGACGACGCCGCCGGCCAGGAGGTCGGCGACGTGCTCGAGGACGACCACGACGACGACGACCTCGACAGCGACCACGAGGACGCCGAGGACCTCGAGGACCTCGAGGACCTCGCCGACGACGAGGACGACGACGACGAGGACGACCACGACGAGGACGACGACGACGAGGACGACGACGAGGACGACCACGACGAGGACGACGACCTCGAGGACGACGAGGACGAGGACGACGACGACCTCGAGGAGGACGACCTCGAGGACGAGGACGAGCTCGAGGACGACGACGAGCTCGACGACGTCGAGGACATCGAGCCCGACGAGACCCTGGGCTAG
- a CDS encoding DUF2530 domain-containing protein — MSDPDAGAPATPSSGGSGSAADTEAPEPLDVDGVAAVAIGTLAWAVALAACLVLRGPLEDAGRGWWIWVCVSGVALGLPGLWYVRRRRDAYRAAR, encoded by the coding sequence ATGAGCGATCCGGACGCCGGGGCCCCCGCGACACCGTCCTCGGGCGGATCCGGGAGCGCTGCGGACACCGAGGCGCCCGAGCCCCTCGACGTCGACGGCGTCGCCGCGGTCGCCATCGGCACGCTGGCCTGGGCGGTCGCCCTCGCGGCGTGCCTCGTGCTGCGCGGCCCGCTCGAGGACGCCGGTCGCGGCTGGTGGATCTGGGTGTGCGTGTCCGGCGTGGCGCTGGGCCTGCCCGGCCTCTGGTACGTGCGCCGCCGGCGCGACGCCTACCGCGCCGCCCGCTGA
- a CDS encoding pentapeptide repeat-containing protein yields the protein MAERRGGRPVPATDHEVRDEDWDGRTMTGETFARVAFVDVDMTELADDGCTFEECTFRGVRFNASTHTNAAFLSCTFIRCSFFDARFVSCKLLGSTFDRCTFAPVRVEGGDWSFVDLAGADLRRSQLRGARMREADLVNVRAEDAVLRDLDLTGAVLTGADLSGADLRGSDLSTLEPLAVRLAGAVVDVTQSVQLATALGLDVRPDER from the coding sequence GTGGCTGAGCGCCGGGGCGGGCGGCCCGTCCCCGCCACCGACCACGAGGTCCGCGACGAGGACTGGGACGGCCGGACGATGACCGGCGAGACGTTCGCGCGCGTGGCGTTCGTCGACGTCGACATGACCGAGCTCGCCGACGACGGCTGCACGTTCGAGGAGTGCACGTTCCGGGGCGTGCGGTTCAACGCCTCCACCCACACCAACGCCGCTTTCCTGTCCTGCACCTTCATCCGCTGCTCGTTCTTCGACGCGCGGTTCGTCTCGTGCAAGCTGCTCGGCTCGACGTTCGACCGCTGCACCTTCGCGCCGGTGCGGGTGGAGGGCGGCGACTGGTCGTTCGTCGACCTCGCCGGCGCGGACCTGCGCCGCTCGCAGCTGCGCGGGGCGCGGATGCGCGAGGCGGACCTGGTGAACGTGCGGGCCGAGGACGCCGTGCTGCGCGACCTCGACCTCACCGGCGCCGTGCTGACCGGGGCCGACCTGTCCGGCGCCGACCTGCGCGGGTCCGACCTGTCCACCCTCGAGCCGCTCGCCGTGCGCCTCGCCGGTGCCGTCGTCGACGTCACGCAGTCGGTCCAGCTCGCCACCGCGCTCGGCCTCGACGTGCGCCCGGACGAGCGCTAG
- a CDS encoding maleylpyruvate isomerase family mycothiol-dependent enzyme, with translation MSEQPSIDGTRLDPAVYLEHVDSEAAALLAAADDLEAAVPGCPGWTVRDLLSHVVGVYRHKIVVLDTDAQPPARDDAWGAIPDGADPRDVLREVHAALRERLRAREASAPTYAWWPPEQTVGFWQRRMAQETAVHRWDAESARDGVDGASPVDADLAADGIDELLGWLTWPWDDDPQSAASGQSVVVSTADHTWTVTLHPTRVEVAGGGSDDAVALLAGEPSGLLLHLWGRPGEHGVAVAGDETALALLRERLATATT, from the coding sequence ATGTCCGAGCAGCCCAGCATCGACGGCACGAGGCTCGACCCGGCCGTCTACCTCGAGCACGTGGACTCCGAGGCGGCCGCGCTGCTCGCCGCCGCGGACGACCTGGAGGCGGCGGTGCCCGGGTGCCCAGGCTGGACCGTGCGCGACCTGCTCTCGCACGTCGTCGGCGTCTACCGGCACAAGATCGTGGTCCTCGACACCGACGCGCAGCCGCCCGCCCGCGACGACGCGTGGGGCGCCATCCCCGACGGCGCCGACCCCCGCGACGTGCTGCGCGAGGTGCACGCCGCGCTGCGCGAGCGGCTGCGGGCGCGCGAGGCGTCCGCGCCCACCTACGCCTGGTGGCCGCCGGAGCAGACCGTGGGCTTCTGGCAGCGCCGCATGGCGCAGGAGACGGCCGTGCACCGGTGGGACGCCGAGTCCGCGCGCGACGGCGTCGACGGCGCCAGCCCGGTCGACGCCGACCTCGCCGCCGACGGGATCGACGAGCTCCTGGGCTGGCTCACATGGCCGTGGGACGACGACCCGCAGTCGGCCGCGTCCGGCCAGTCGGTGGTGGTCTCGACGGCCGACCACACCTGGACCGTCACCCTGCACCCCACGCGCGTCGAGGTGGCCGGCGGCGGCAGCGACGACGCCGTGGCCCTCCTGGCCGGTGAGCCGTCGGGCCTGCTCCTGCACCTGTGGGGCCGGCCGGGCGAGCACGGCGTCGCCGTGGCCGGCGACGAGACCGCGCTCGCGCTGCTGCGCGAGCGGCTCGCGACGGCGACCACCTGA
- a CDS encoding methyltransferase — MAASWEEVRPQVRAALLDTGSLVRAIGAGRRRGVPLTWRRAELRPVALKGGVRLQVTTYDERQAHTANHDAGSAPAAVDALLDQGFGNWHVETADEVVQVRITKKGDALVHRERRAAPVELAPAAHDRAKPRLFDVEHPDVRDFLVAVGVADRDGRVKPSRRDKYVQVEEFVRLLDSAVEAARTAGALPDPTPESPWHLVDLGCGHAYLTVGAYVWLARVRGLPVLVRGVDVRETSMRRNAELAQQLGWSHGLAFEAATILEAADEPRPHIVVALHACDTATDDALARAVRWEAPVVLAAPCCHHDVQAQLAGQEPPPPYAVVTRHGLLRERFLDVLTDTVRAALLRIVGYRVDTVEFVSDEHTPRNLLIRAVRTGAPPTAADLADYDALVGSWGFRPALAARLDDVLARARAVAR, encoded by the coding sequence GTGGCCGCGTCCTGGGAGGAGGTCCGCCCGCAGGTCCGAGCCGCGCTGCTCGACACCGGGTCGCTGGTGCGGGCCATCGGGGCGGGACGCCGGCGCGGGGTGCCGCTGACGTGGCGCCGGGCCGAGCTGCGGCCGGTGGCGCTCAAGGGCGGCGTGCGGCTCCAGGTGACGACGTACGACGAGCGCCAGGCCCACACCGCCAACCACGACGCCGGCTCCGCGCCGGCCGCGGTCGACGCGCTGCTCGACCAGGGCTTCGGCAACTGGCACGTCGAGACGGCCGACGAGGTCGTGCAGGTGCGGATCACCAAGAAGGGCGACGCGCTGGTGCACCGCGAACGGCGCGCGGCCCCGGTCGAGCTCGCACCGGCGGCGCACGACCGCGCGAAGCCGCGCCTGTTCGACGTCGAGCACCCGGACGTGCGGGACTTCCTCGTCGCCGTCGGCGTGGCCGACCGCGACGGCCGGGTGAAGCCGTCGCGGCGCGACAAGTACGTGCAGGTCGAGGAGTTCGTGCGGCTGCTCGACTCCGCCGTGGAGGCCGCCCGCACCGCGGGGGCGCTGCCGGACCCGACCCCGGAGTCCCCGTGGCACCTCGTCGACCTCGGGTGCGGGCACGCCTACCTCACCGTGGGGGCCTACGTGTGGCTCGCCCGGGTGCGCGGCCTGCCGGTGCTCGTGCGCGGCGTCGACGTGCGCGAGACGTCGATGCGGCGCAACGCGGAGCTGGCCCAGCAGCTGGGCTGGTCGCACGGGCTGGCGTTCGAGGCCGCCACGATCCTCGAGGCCGCCGACGAGCCCCGTCCGCACATCGTCGTGGCGCTGCACGCGTGCGACACCGCCACCGACGACGCCCTGGCCCGGGCCGTCCGCTGGGAGGCGCCGGTCGTGCTCGCGGCCCCGTGCTGCCACCACGACGTGCAGGCCCAGCTCGCCGGGCAGGAGCCCCCGCCGCCGTACGCCGTCGTCACCCGCCACGGCCTGCTGCGCGAGCGGTTCCTCGACGTGCTCACCGACACCGTGCGGGCCGCGCTGCTGCGCATCGTGGGCTACCGCGTCGACACGGTCGAGTTCGTCAGCGACGAGCACACGCCGCGCAACCTGCTGATCCGGGCGGTGCGCACCGGTGCGCCCCCCACGGCGGCCGACCTCGCCGACTACGACGCCCTGGTCGGGTCGTGGGGCTTCCGGCCCGCCCTGGCCGCCCGGCTCGACGACGTCCTCGCCCGGGCCCGCGCCGTCGCCCGCTGA
- a CDS encoding GNAT family N-acetyltransferase, whose amino-acid sequence MPRDDAVVTLREVTDENRADVEALSVTPEQAHYVAPNTQSFQDALETPEACPWFRAVYADDTPVGFVMISDGVPESDDELLGPYYLWRLMIDTRWQRRGYGTAALDLVVEHVRGRPGARRLLSSIVPGEVASPREFYLRYGFRLTGEWHDGEEVTELLL is encoded by the coding sequence ATGCCCCGTGACGATGCCGTCGTGACGCTGCGCGAGGTCACCGACGAGAACCGCGCGGACGTCGAGGCGCTGAGCGTGACTCCCGAGCAGGCGCACTACGTCGCGCCGAACACCCAGTCCTTCCAGGACGCGCTCGAGACACCTGAGGCGTGCCCGTGGTTCCGGGCGGTCTACGCCGACGACACGCCCGTCGGGTTCGTGATGATCAGCGACGGGGTCCCCGAGTCGGACGACGAGCTCCTCGGGCCGTACTACCTCTGGCGGCTCATGATCGACACCCGGTGGCAGCGCCGCGGCTACGGGACCGCAGCCCTCGACCTCGTGGTCGAGCACGTGCGCGGGCGTCCGGGGGCCCGGAGGCTGCTGTCGTCGATCGTGCCGGGAGAGGTGGCCTCGCCTCGGGAGTTCTACCTGCGGTACGGGTTCCGGCTGACCGGCGAGTGGCACGACGGCGAGGAGGTCACGGAGCTGCTGCTGTAG
- a CDS encoding RNA methyltransferase, translated as MAYDERLAERIRGAAPDGELTERRMFGGLCFLLDGHMLCGVVSDDLMLRLGPEAAEHALERPHVRPMDFTGRPSRGMVYVAPAGLRGRALGAWLVKAEAFVRTLPPRR; from the coding sequence ATGGCCTACGACGAGCGGCTGGCCGAGCGCATCCGCGGCGCCGCGCCGGACGGCGAGCTGACCGAGCGGAGGATGTTCGGCGGCCTGTGCTTCCTGCTCGACGGGCACATGCTGTGCGGGGTGGTGAGCGACGACCTCATGCTGCGCCTCGGGCCGGAGGCGGCCGAGCATGCGCTGGAGCGCCCGCACGTGCGGCCCATGGACTTCACCGGCAGGCCGAGCCGGGGCATGGTGTACGTCGCCCCCGCGGGCCTGCGCGGGCGGGCGCTGGGCGCCTGGCTGGTCAAGGCCGAGGCGTTCGTCCGCACGCTCCCGCCGCGACGCTGA